DNA from Brevibacterium sp. 'Marine':
GGCGGGCATCTCCGTAGCCATCCACGCCATCGGCGACCAGGCGAACCACCATGTGCTCGCCGTCTATGAGCGACTGCGAGGCACCACGCGGGCCGCGGAGGAGAAGTTCGGCAGGCCCATGCGCCACCGCGTCGAACACGCCCAGTTCATCCAACCGTCCGACGTCGCCCGATTCGCCGAGCTCGGGGTGCTCGCGTCCATGCAGCCACGCCACTGCATCTCCGATCTGCATCTGCTCCACCTCATCGACGAGTCCGCGCAGCTGGCCGCCTATGCCTGGCCGGACCTGCTCAAGGCGGGCGCGCACGTCGTCTTCGGCTCGGACGGACCCGTCGAACCCGCCAACCCCTTCGCCGCGATCTATGCGGCGATGACCAGGGCGGACATCTCAGGTGAGTCATCCACGACTTTCCAGCCGCACCGCCGAATGAGCGCCGTCGAGGCCATCCGTCTGCACACTCAGGGACCGGCCTTCGCCACCGGCCTCGAGGACCGGCGCGGATATCTGGCGCCGGGGATGGACGCCGACTTCATCCTCGTCGACACCGACCCGTGCGTGGCCGAAGGGCTCAATCCCGAGTTCGCCGCGCGCGCCATTGCCGGTGTGACCGTCGAGGCGGCCCCGCAGTCGAGCGACCCGGCCGTCTCACGCACGTCGGCCGACGGGCTCCTCGGCTACGCTTCCGAGGAAGCCCTGTTCACCCACGCCGAGGCGATCCGCGACACCCGAGTCGCGCTCACCGTCGTCGGCGGCGAAATCAGATACCGCGCCTGACCTCGCCGAGGCGGCCGGCCACCTCGGCGATGGATGCGACCCGCACCGGCCGTTCCCTCAACAGCCGTTCCCCGACCAACCGACAAGGACGTCCCCGCATGCCCCGCTCGTTCCCGGCCCAAGCCCGCAAGGTCGATGAGGCGACCCCGGACACCCGCAGCCGCGAGGTCGACTTCCTCCGCGCCGCAGCGATCACCGTCGTCGTGCTCGGCCACTGGACGATCATCGCCGTCAGCGCCACCGGCGGCATCGAACCGCACGGACTGCTCGACCAGGCCACGTGGACGCACCCTCTGACCTGGGTGTTCCAGGTGATGCCGATCTTCTTCCTCGTCGGCGGCTACTCCAACGCCCTGTCGTGGCGTTCGGCCAGGCGGCGGCAGACCGGCTACGCCGAATGGCTGCGGGCACGCCTGCGGCGACTCGGTCTGCCCCTCATCCCACTGCTGCTCGTCTGGCTGGTCACCTGCGTCATTGCTCTGGCCGCCGGGGCCGAACCCGCCGCAGTGCAATTGGCGTCCCAGATGGCACTCGTACCGACGTGGTTCCTCGCCGCGTACCTGCTCGTCGTCATCGTCGCCCCACCATGTCTGATCCTGTGGGAGAGATGGGGCTGGTGGTCGATCATCGCAGGCATCGGCTTGGCCGGCATCATCGACCTCATCAGCATCGTCACCGAGAGCAGGCTCGCCGGTTATCCGAACTACCTTCTCGTCTGGGCGAGCTTCCACCAGTTCGGCTACGCCTGGCTCGACGGCCGACTCTCCAGCATCAGACGCTGCCTGCTGCTCTTCGTCATCGGCGCTCTCGGGCTCGGGCTCCTCGTCGGCTTCGGCCCCTACCCGGTGTCGATGATCACCGCAGGCACCGACACGATCTCGAATTCCGCCCCGACCCGAGTGACGATGGCCTTCCTCGGCATGGCTCAGGCCGGAATCGTGCTCATGCTTCAGCGCCCACTGGCCGCACTCCTGCGCAGCCCCGGACTGTGGTTCCTCACGGTGCTCGTCAACCAGCGCATCATGACCTGGTTCCTCTGGCACCTGACCGCACTGACTGCCCTGGCCAACGTCCTCATCGGCCTCGACGCCGATGCCCTGCTGCCGACTCCGCTGACCGGAATCTGGTGGCTCACCCGTCCGCTCTGGGCACTCGTTCTGCTGGCGATCACCGGGGTGCTCGTGGCGATCTTCGGCCGGTTCGAAACACCGTCCCCCGACGACCGCCCCGCACCGCCCGTGTGGATGCCGATCGCCGCCTCGGCGGCGATCTGCGCGGGCCTGGCCATCCTGGCCGACACCGGGATGGTCGACGGCCACGGCGTCACTTGGATCTGGCCGCTGCTGCCGCTCATCGGCATGGTCGCCTTCGGCGTCGTCCGCCTGCCCGGCCGACGATCCGCCAAGACCTGATCCTCGCCGAGGCGGCCGGACCGTTACGGTGAAACGTTGCCGCGTCGGACGCGGAGATGCGGAATGACAACTGCCCGACGTCCCCGCGGGGACGTCGGGCAGTTGTCATTCGGTGATCGGGTGATCCACCTCGGCAAAGGTGCGACGAGAACGCCGGGCCGCCTCGGCGAGGGCGAACACGATCAGATATTGCGACCGCCGGAGATCTCGGTGACGGTGCCGGTGAGGTAGCTCGAGAGGCCGGAGGCGAGGAACAGCACCACGGAGGAGACCTCTTCGGGTTCGCCGGGGCGGCCGAGCGGGATCTCGGCGAGCTTCGAATCGATCGCGTGCTGGGGCATGGCTGCGGTCATAGCGGTGTTGATGAATCCGGGCTGGATCGCGTTGATGCGGATGTTCTTGAACGCGACCTCCTTGGCCACGGCCTTGGTCATGCCGACGATGCCGGCCTTCGCCGCCGAGTAGTTCGACTGTCCGGGGTTGCCGACCTTCCCGCTGATCGAGGACACGTTGATGATCGAGCCGCCGCGGTCCTGCTCGCGCATGAGCGCGGTGGCGACCTTGAGCCCGTTCCACGTGCCGCGCAGGTGGACGGAGATGACGTCGTCGAACTGCTGCTCGGTCATCTTCCGGATCGTCGCATCGCGGGTGATTCCGGCGTTGTTGACCCAGATGTCGATACCGCCGAATGCGGTCGTGGCCGCCTTCGCGAGCTTCTCGACGGCCTCGAGGTCGGAGACGTTGCACACGGCGCCGGTGGCGACGCCGTCTCCGCCGAGTTCGATCACGGCCGCCTGCAGGCTCTCCTCATTCATATCGGCGAGAACGACCTTCGCTCCGGAGTCGACGAGGCTGCGCGCCATCGCCAGGCCGAGCCCCTGGGCTCCGCCGGTGACGACGGCGACCTTGCCGGCAAGCAGGCCGGGGATGGCGGTGACTCCGCCGGTGTCGGTGACGGTGATGCCGGAATTCGCGGGCGTGGATTCAGTCATGGTGATGCCTTTCGTATGGGTGTGGTGCCGCGACACGAGGCTGACCTCGCCGAGGCGGCCCGTGCCATTGGTCGTTCAGGTGCAGTGAGGGCCCAGCTCAGAGGTTGAACTGCGGTTTGTGTGCGCCACCCAGCAGCTGCTTGGCGACGACGACGCGCTGGACCTCGGAGGTGCCTTCGTAGATGCGGAAGAGGCGGGCGTGACGGTAGAAGCGTTCGACCGCGGATTCGCGCATATAGCCCATTCCGCCCTGGATCTGCACGCCTTTGTCGGCGACGCGGGCGAGTGCTTCGGAGGCGAAGAGCTTCGCCGAGGAGGGGCCCAGCTTGCGATCGGTCTCGGCGTCCCAGCGCTCAGCGGCCGTGAGGACGAGCGACTTGGCGGCGGCGACATCGGTGTAGATGTCGGCGAGCATCGCCTGGACGAGCTGGAACCGGGCGATCGGCTCGCCGCCCTGCTTCGCCTCGGCGGCGAAGCGCACGGATTCGTCGAGGATGCGGATCGACTGTCCGACGCAGATCGCGGCGATGTGCAGGCGTCCCTTGTTGAGCGAGGCCATGGCCGCGTAGAAGCCCTTCTCCTCCTCACCGCCGACGAGGTTGGCGGCAGGCACGCGCACGTCGTCGAAGAAGATCTCCGAGGTCCAGGCGCCGGCCTGACCCATCTTGTGATCGTGCGGTCCGACGGTCACGCCTTCGGACTTCGTGGGCACGAGGAAGACCGAGATGCCCTTTGAGCCCGTGGCGTTCGGGTCGGTGCGGGCGAAGACCATGAGGACGTCGGAGGCCTCGGCGTTGGTGATGAACCGCTTGGAGCCGTTGATGATGTAGTCGTCGCCGACGCGTTCGGCCTTGGTGCGCAGGCCCGAGGGGTCGGAGCCGGCCTCGGATTCGGTGAGGGCGAAGGAGGCGACGACCTCTCCGGAGGCCAGGCGGGGCAGCCATTCGGACTTCTGCTCATCGGTGCCGTAGTTGACGAGCACCTGTCCGGCGATGCCGTTGTTCGTGCCGAACAGGGACCGGAACGACGGGGTCGTGTAGCCGAGTTCCATAGCGAGCAGCGCGTCCTGTTCGGCATTGAGGCCGAGGCCGCCGTATTCCTCGGGCAGGGCCCAGCCGAAGAGTCCCATTTCGGCGGATTCCTTGATGATGGCTTCTGGGAAAGCGTCCTCGTCCTCGACCTGGGTCTCGAGGGGGACGACCTTCTCGCGGACGAATTCTCGGACGGCAGACAGGATGTCGTCGAGTTCCGTGTTGTCCATTGTTGGATCTCCTTCGTCTGTGGTGAACGGTTCAGAGGCTGTCGAGCCAGGCACGGACCCGATCGGAGTCGGCTCCGAGCTCCGGGGGAGCGAGGTCGTAGGAGACCTGCGACTTCGACAGGGTGATCGGGTTGCGGACCGTCGGGATGATGCGCTCGCCGCTGCCGGTGTCCACGACCGGTGACAGGCCGAGGCTCGCGGCGTGTTCGACGCCTTCGGCGATCGTGTTGATCGGGGCACAGGGCAGGCCGGCGGCCGAGAGCTTGTCGAACCATTCCTGGGCGGTGTGGGCCTGCAGGGCCTCGAGCAGTTCGGGTTCGAGGGCATCGCGGTTCGCGTTGCGGTTCTTCGCGGCGGCGAATCGCTCGTCGTCGCACCAATCGGGTCGTCCGACCACCTCGGCGAGGATCCGGAACTGGCCGTCATTGGCGGCGGCGACGATGATCTCACCGGACTGCGTGGCCATCGGCTGATACGGGTAGAGGCTCGGGTGGGCGTTGCCCATTCGGGTCGGATTCACGCCTGCGGCGGCGTAGGCACCGGTCTGGTTGGCCAGGCCGGACATCGCCGAGGACATGAGGTTGGTTTCGACGAGCTGGCCCTCGCCGGTGAGCGTGCGGTGCTGGATCGCGGCGAGGATGCCGATCGTCGTGTGCAGCCCGGTCATGACGTCGAAGACGGCGACTCCGGCGCGGTAGGGCGAGCCGTCGGGGCTGCCGGTGACCGACATGATCCCGGACAGCGCCTGCACGAGGAGGTCGTATCCGGGCAGTGGATTCTCACGCCCGAAGCCGGTCACCGAGGCATAGATGACCGTCGGGTTGATCGCGGAGACGCTGTCGTAGTCGAGGCCGTACTTCGCCAGGCCACCCGGTTTGAAGTTCTCGACGACGATATCGGCCTGCGCTGCGAGTTTCTGCGCGGTGGCGAGGTCATCGGCGTCGGTGAAGTCGAGGACGAGGTCGTATTTGTTGCGGTTGATCGACAGATAGTAGGTGGCGTCGGCCTCGCGCACCGGTGGAGCCCAATGTCGGGTGTCGTCGCCCTTGGGGCCTTCGACCTTGATGACGGTGGCCCCGAGGTCGGCGAGCATCATCGTCGAGTACGGTCCGGCCAGCACGCGGGAGAAGTCGACAACGATCTGCCCCGACAGCGGACCTGTGCCCGCGCGCGGGAGGAACTCCTCGAGGCGGTCATGGGCAGGCGACCGGTGGTGGTCGTGCCCAGGGCCGCTGTCGTGGTGCTCAGAAGTGGTCGACTGCTTCATCGTCGAATGTCTCCCTCTCGTCGGGCCGGCGGCGCCGCCGCGTGCTGCCGGGTTCGGAACGCCCGGCTCGCGCATCCTGTCTTGAGCACGCAGGGTGCGCGTATGGTCCATCCCACCATATATCGAATCAGTCAATAATGTACATGCATTCATGACTGTTGAGGTATCGGATTGCTGCTGGGTGCATGGCCGACGGGCGCTGCCGCCGTTCAGTTCGACTTCGGACGCCGGCGACTGCCGGACGTGCTCACAGCTGGGCGTTCCATTCGTCGAGGCGGCGGCGGAGATCCTCGGCGGTCATGTCCGTGAGGCCGATTCCGTGGTAGTTCGGCAGCCAGGTCTCGACACGGTCGTGGGCGAGTGCCGCGGCTTGGACGTCCCAGGCGCGGATGTCGTGAATGCGGCGGCCCAATCGCTCTTCGTATGCGGCGAGGAAGACGGCGGCGGCCTCGGGGGAGCCGAGCAGCACGAGATCCTGACGGCACCAGGCGAGGTCGACTCCCCGTGGTCCGCGGCTCGCGCCCGACCAGTCGACGACTCCCGTGAGGCATCCCTGCGACCAGAGGGCATTGCCTGCCCAGAAGTCCCTGTGCGTGAGGACCTCCTCGTCGCGGTCGAGGTTCGCCCACTCACGTTGTGCGCGAACGGCGAGATCCGAGGTTCCAGGAGGTGGGGACTGTGGAGTCACCGGCAGGCCGGTGCCGTCGAGTTCGTGGATGCGCACCAATGCCGCGGCCATCTCGCGAGCGATGGTGGTCAGCGGCGTGGCCGGATCCGGAGACGTCCCCGGCACGCGGGTCGTGACGATGACCGGGTCGTTGGTGTCGGCGCTGTGGGCGATGAGGTGGGGGACGAGATCGCCGAGCGGGGCCAGCCGATCGAGCACCGCGGACTCCCGGATCGCTGCGTCGTGGCCGGTGGGAAACTCGCGGACGACGAGCTCCGCGTCTCCGTCTCGGACTGCCACGGTCAGTGCGTGCTGACCGCCGGCCAGGGTCTCTGTGAAGCTCAGCTCGCGACCGAGCAGTGCCGAGGCCGAGGCGAGGGCGCGGCCGTGACGTCTGCTGTCGGCGGTGCTGAGCTGCCGTTTCAGGCCCTCGGCATACCGCCTGGCCATCATCTCCTGTCCGGCCACCGTCACCGGGGCGCCCAGGCGAAGCAGCGGATGCGCGGGAACGGAGTCGGCGCTGATGGTCACGGCCAGTCGACCGTCGGTGCCGATGGAGACGAGGAAGGTCTCCTCTCCGTCCTCGAGGTGACCCGGCAGGGTGCGATAGGTGAATCCGGCGCGATCTGCCTCATCGATCACCCGGGTCACGACGCACGAACCCACGGGCACGAGCAGATCGCGACCGCGCAGCCGCCTCGGCGCGGCCGGCCATCGGAGATTGAGTCCCAGATCGACGATCTGGCCCTCGACCACCCGGCGAGACGGGCGGACGACGACGCCTGCGAGGTCCTGCAGCGCCCACGAGAAGACCGCGTCGCGGGCGAGTGGGAATTGTGCGGCCGGGCCGACGTCGAGGTGGAACTCGAGATGATTCATGACTCCATTCTCGTCCAGTGCGCTCGCTTGGCGCGGCAGTCCTTGTCTTCCTCCGACGGCTATGCCTACGATGAGAACCGATCGCTGAACGAACGCTCGCTTCACGGCGATTCGCCAGGTCAGCGCCGAATCACCATGTCACTGCACGAACACTGGAGTTCATCAATGTCAGACAGCACCTCAGCAGCACAGCCGACAGCCGCCTCTGCGGAACCGAAGTCAGGACGTCGTTTCGACGGTCAGGTCGCCGTCATCACCGGTGCCAGCCGCGGTATCGGGCTCGGAATCGCGCATCGTCTGCAGGCCGAAGGCGCCACCGTCATCCTCACCGCGCGCAAGCCCGAAGCACTGGGCGAGGCAGTCGCGGAGTTCCCCGAGGGTACGGCGATCGGCATCGCCGGCAAGGCCGACGACCCGGCACACAGGGCAGAGGTGTTCGACACGATCGCTGAGAAGTTCGGTCGCCTCGATGTGCTCGTGGCCAACGCCGGAATCAACCCGGTCTACGGTCCGCTCGTCGACATGGAGCTCGACGCCGCACGAAAGATCTTCGACGTCAATGTGCTCGGCACGCTGGCCTGGGTGCAGGACGCGGTCCATCATAATGGCCTGAACTTTCGTGAGAACCGGGGACGGGTGGTGGCGATCTCATCGGTGGCCGGGCAGGTGCCGAGCGAGGGCATCGGCTTCTACGGAATCTCGAAGGCGGCGGTCTCGCACCTGACAAAGACCCTCGCCGTCGAGCTCGGTCCCGACGTCCGTGTCAACGCCGTCGCCCCGGCAGTGGTCAAGACGAAGTTCGCCACCGCGCTGTACGAGGGCAGGGAGGAGGAGGTCGCGTCCGCGTACCCGGTCAAACGCCTCGGGACTCCCGAGGACATCGCCGGTGCCGTCGCCTATCTCGCGTCGGACGACGCCGATTGGATCACCGCCCAGGTGCTCACCGCCGATGGAGGAGTCGTCACCGCCGGCGGCAGCGCCTGAGGGGCACGCGCTACCTCACCGGGAGGCCGGCGGCATGGGCGCAGATCTCGCCATAGCGCCTGGCTACGCCAGCAGGATCAAGCTCACCGCCGGCCCGGTACCACTGCGAGACGCCCGTGCAGATCGTCGTGATCGCACGTGAGGCGTCCCGCGGGAACTCCGTGGTGAAGCTGCCGTCGGCAACGCACTCCTCGACCACCTCGTCGAGGAGTTTCTGCTGTCGGTCACGAGCAGCGATATGAGCATCCCGGTGCTGATCTTTCAGCGCTCGGATCTCGCTGAATGCGATGAAGGCGAGTTCGGACTGGTGTGCGTGGAAGAGCAGCAGGCATTCGATGAGTCTGTCGAATCGTGCGGTCGGCTCCTGCCCGCCGTCGGCGAGAGCGGCGACGCTGCGCTGCCATAGGTCCTCCATCGCCAGCCGGTCGATCTCGGCGAGGATCGCATGCTTCGACGCGAAGTGGTGATAGAGACCGGGCACTGACAGGCCGGCCGCACCGGCGAGCTGACGGATGCTCGTGCCGTGGAATCCGCCTTTGACGAAGCTGTCGAGCGCGGACTGAAGGATCGGCGAAAGCAACGGCGCATCGTAGTCGCGCCAGTCGGTCGAAGGTGCGTTGCTCACGAGTCGTCCCTGCCTGCTCAGTGTCACTGTCGTCTCATCCCTAATCTACGGCCATTCTCGTCCGGCGGGTCCCTTTGGTCGCCGAGATATCCCTTCGCCTGTTGATTCTCCTAAGCCGCCGAGGCATCTCCTTCGTCTGCCCTTGCGCCCGACCATCGTGTGACCTACGATACAGAACTAACCGAGCGAGCGCTCGGTCGGGCCGCGGGGAACCGGCTCGGTCCAGACATGATGAAGGGCGACAGTCAGATGGCAGCCGACAACACCTCCACCGCTACGCAGCACGTGTGGACGCGGCTTTACCCCGCCGGAGTAGGCGAGGCGACGGAGATCCACGACAAGTCCACTGCCCATGCGTGGAATGCCCGCGTCGAGGCCCACCCTGACCAGACCGCCGTGACCTATCGCGGCCGCACATTCACTACCACCGACATCGACCGTGAGGCCGAAGCGCTCGCCGCCGGGTTCCTCGCCCGCGGCCTGCAGAAATCGAGCATCGTCGGCGTCTACCTCCAGAACGTCCCGCAGTTCGCCGTCGCACTGCTGGCGGCGTGGAAGGTCGGCATCGTCCCTCTCGTCCTCAATCCCATGTACCGCGGTCGCGAACTGCGCGAGCTCATAGACGATTCGTCCGCCTCGGCGATCATCTGCGACGAAGCAGATCTCGGCCAGGCTCGCGAGACCCTCACCGGCAGCTCGCTGACTTGGGTGCTCACGACCGATGACGACGAATACGACTGCGACCCTGCTGACTTCACCGGCGATGCCAAGGCGGCAGCCTCCCGTGAGTCAGAGGCCACCCTCGCCGAGGCGACCCCCGCCGAGTCCGGGATCGCCGTCGACGCGTGGGGTCCCTTCCTCGACTCCCACCGCAGCGACGTTCCCAGTCACCGCACCGAACTGCTGCCCGGACTCGATGACTCCGCCCTGCTCACCTACACATCCGGCACCACCGGACCGGCCAAGGGCGCCGTCGGCACCCACCGCAATGTGCTTGCCGTGGCCCGGTCGTACGGAGCGTGGATGAACCTCGGCGAAGGCGACGTCATGCTCGCCATCGCCCCGCTCTTCCACATCACCGGAGCCGTCGCCTGCGCGGCGACCTCGCTGATCTTTCCGATCACGCTCGACTTCATCGGCCGCGTCAACGCGGACAAGATCGTCACCGCCATCCGCGATGACAAGGTCACTGTGACAATCGGCTCGATCACCGTCTACAACGCCCTGCTTGAACATGAGTCCGCGACCGCCGAGGATCTGCAGGACATTCGCTACCTCTACTCCGGTGGAGCCCCCGTGCCTCCGGCCACGGTCGAGCGCTTCCGGAACCGGTTCGGTCATTACATCCACAACATCTACGGAATGACCGAAACTGCCTCGGCGGTCATCGGAGTCCCGCCGAACACCGAAGCCCCTGTCGACCCGGCCACCGACACCCTGGCCATCGGCGTGCCGTTCCCCGGACTCGAAGCCCGCATCGTCGACATCTCCGACGGGACCGTCGTCACCGATTCCATCGCCGGCGAACTCGAACTGCGCGGACCCCAGATCACGCCCGGCTACTTGGGCAAACCTGAGGCCGATGAGGCGGCTTTCGACGACGGCTGGCTGCGCACCGGCGATGTCGGAGTCATGGACGCCGCCGGCTGGATCTACCTCGTCGACCGCATCAAGGACCAGATCAACGCCTCCGGCTACAAAGTGTGGCCGCGCGAGGTCGAAGACGTCCTCTACGAACACCCAGCTGTGCTCGAAGCCGCCGTCGTCGGTCAGCCCGACGACTACCGCGGCGAAACTGTCGTCGCCTACGTCTCCCTGCGCGCCGGACAGCGCGCCAGCGCCGAGGAGCTCATCACCTTCACGAAAGAACGGCTTGCCGCCTACAAATACCCACGCACCGTCCACGTCATGTCCGACCTGCCCAAAACACACACCGGAAAGATCCAACGCCGACTGCTGCGCGACTCCGGAAAAGAAGCAGCGTCGAACAAATAGGCACCACTGACAGACAACCACGCAGCACAGGAGAGACATTGAGCGAATCAACGATCGGACGCCGTTTCGAGGGCCAGGTCGCCCTCGTCACGGGATCGAGCCGCGGCATCGGACTCGGCATCGCCCAGCGGCTGCAGGCCGAAGGTGCGACCGTCGTCCTCACCGCCCGCAAGCCCGAACCGCTCGCCGAGACCGTCGCCGAATTCCCCGACGGCACCGCGATCGGCATCGCCGGCAAGGCCGATGACCCGGCCCACCGCACCGAGGTCTTCGACACTATCGCGGAGAAGTACGGCCACCTCGATGTGCTCGTCACGAACGTCGGCATCAACCCCGTGTACGGCGAAACCGTCGACATCGACCTTGATGCCGCCCGCAAGATCCTCGAGGTCAACGTCCTCGGCACCCTGGCCTGGATCCAGGGGGCCGTCCATCACGAGGGACTGAAGTTCCGGGAGAACAAGGGCCGGATTCTGTCCATCTCCTCGGTTGCCGGACAGAGCCCCAGCGAAGGCATCGGCATGTACGGCGTCTCAAAGGCCGCCGTCGCCCACCTCGTGAAGACGCTCGCCGTCGAACTCGGGCCCGATATCCGCGTCAACGGCATTGCGCCTGCCGTGGTCAAGACCCGCTTCGCCACCGCCCTCTACGAAGGCAAGGAAGAAGAAGTCACCGCCGCCTATCCGGCCGGCCGCCTCGGCACTCCCGAGGATATCGGCGCAGCCGCCGCATACCTGACCTCGTCCGATTCTGCCTGGGTCACCGCCCAGATTCTCACCGCCGACGGCGGACTCATCACAGCAGGAGGCACAGCATGAGCCGAATTCCAGCAGAGGTCGAGGAGCTGCGCCAGCGCACCCGCACCTTTATCCGCGAGGTCGTCATACCCGCCGAACCCCATCCGGGCGACTACCTCGACGAGGCAGTGCTGACCGACCTCAAGGCCAAAGCCAAGGAAGCCGGCGTCTTCGCCCCACACGTGCCCACCCAATGGGGCGGCCAGGGCGTGCCGATCGAATTCTGGTCCCCTGTCTTCCAGGAAGCCGGCTACTCGCCGATCGGACCTGCCGTCCTCAACTGCATGGCCCCTGATGAAGGCAATATGCACATGCTCGAGCAGATCGCCACACAGGAGCAGAAGGAGCAGTTCCTCGCTCCGCTGGCCGCCGGTGACGTCCGCTCCTCCTTCGCCATGACCGAACCACATCCGGGCACGGGCTCCGACCCGTCGGCGCTGGCGACCCGCGCGGTCAAGGACGGCGACGAGTGGGTCATCAACGGCGACAAGCGCTTCATCTCCGGGGCTGAGCTGTGCAGCTTCTTCATCGTCATGGCCGCCACCGTCGCCGAGGACTCCGCTGACACCGGCGAAGGCTCCGGCTCGGCCCAGGCCCGCAAGGGCCAGGCAGCCACGATGTTCCTCGTACCCAAGGACACTCCCGGCGTCAGCGTCGGCCGGTCGATCCACACGGTCGATCGCACCATCGCCGGCGGTCACCCCTACGTCCACTTCGACGACGTCCGCGTCCCCGCCTCGGCGATCCTCGGCGAACCCGAAAAGGGATTCGCCTATGCTCAGGTGCGCCTGGCCCCCGCCCGCCTCACGCACTGCATGCGGTGGCTGGGACTGGCCCGCCGCGCACTGGACACGGCACTCGACCGCGCCGAACACCGTGAGGCATTCGGCGACATCCTGGCACGCCAGGGACTCGCCCAGGAGCTCATCGCACAGTCGGTCATCGACATCGAAACCTCGGATGCGATGATCACGAAGACTTCCGAGGTGCTCGCGACCGACGCGAGTGAAGCGAACTCGCGATCGTCGATCGCGAAGGTCTACTGCTCCGAAGCCGTCTACCGCGTCATCGACCGCGCCATTCAGATCACCGGCGGCGACGGAGTCTCCGACCAGCTGCCGCTGATCCAGTACCTCAACGACGTCCGCCCGTTCCGCATCTACGACGGCGCCACCGAGACACACAAGTTCGCGATCTCCCGTCGCGCTTCGTCGAAACGCCGCAAGGAAGTCGCCGCGGGTGCACCCCGCCTCGACAACGTCGGAGAGGCGCGATGACCGAGAAGCTCGTCGACGTCGTCGACACCGCCGCCGAGGCGCGCGCCCTGACCACGCCGCCGCTGCTCATCATCGACGCCATCACCGACTACCTCGACGAACACGGGATGGGCTCCGGCCCCGTCCGCTGGGACCGCATCGGCGAAGGCCAGTCGAACGTGACCTTCCGCATCCGCCGCGACGACATCGACGTGGTGCTGCGCCGTGGGCCGCGTCCCCCGATCCCGAAGTCGACCCACGACATGGTCCGCGAGGCGAAGATCCAGCAGGTCCTCGGTGCCCAGGACGTGGCCGTGCCGACCATCCTCCATATCTGCGAGGACGAGTCCGTGCTCGGCGTGCCGTTCTACGTCATGGACTTCGTTCCCGGCACTGTCGTCACCGACACCCTGCCCGATTTCCTCGCCGAGGCGGCCGACCGTCGCGTACTCAGCGAAGCCCTCGTCGACCGCCTCGTCGACCTCCACTCCGTCGACGTCTCCATTCCCGCGGTGGCAGCCCTCGGCCGTCCCGACGGGTACATGCAGCGCCAGGTCAAGCTGTTCGCCTCCCTCTGGGAGAAGAACACTCAACGAGACCTGCCCCAGGTCAGCCGCCTCGGCGAATGGCTGGCCGCGAACATTCCGGCCGCTCAGCGACACGCGGTCGTCCACGGCGACTATCGGGCCGGGAACGCGATGATCGCCTCGTCCGTGCCGGTCGAGGTCTCCGCGATCCTCGACTGGGAGATGTCGACGCTCGGCGATCCGCTCGCCGACCTCGGCTACTTCCTCGTCACCTATACCGACGCCGAGCACCCGCGCACGGTCATGGACCTCACCCCGGTCACGGCAGGGGAGGGGTTCCTCACCCGATCCGAACTCGCCGCTCGCTATCAGCAGAAGACAGGACTCGATCTGTCCGACCTGCCCTGGTACGAGGCGTTCGCGCTGTGGAAGGCCGCGATCTTCTCCGAAGCCATCTACACGAGGTGGCTCAACGGCGAAGCACCGGCGGCCGGTGACTT
Protein-coding regions in this window:
- a CDS encoding SDR family oxidoreductase codes for the protein MSESTIGRRFEGQVALVTGSSRGIGLGIAQRLQAEGATVVLTARKPEPLAETVAEFPDGTAIGIAGKADDPAHRTEVFDTIAEKYGHLDVLVTNVGINPVYGETVDIDLDAARKILEVNVLGTLAWIQGAVHHEGLKFRENKGRILSISSVAGQSPSEGIGMYGVSKAAVAHLVKTLAVELGPDIRVNGIAPAVVKTRFATALYEGKEEEVTAAYPAGRLGTPEDIGAAAAYLTSSDSAWVTAQILTADGGLITAGGTA
- a CDS encoding TetR/AcrR family transcriptional regulator, yielding MSNAPSTDWRDYDAPLLSPILQSALDSFVKGGFHGTSIRQLAGAAGLSVPGLYHHFASKHAILAEIDRLAMEDLWQRSVAALADGGQEPTARFDRLIECLLLFHAHQSELAFIAFSEIRALKDQHRDAHIAARDRQQKLLDEVVEECVADGSFTTEFPRDASRAITTICTGVSQWYRAGGELDPAGVARRYGEICAHAAGLPVR
- a CDS encoding SDR family oxidoreductase, encoding MSDSTSAAQPTAASAEPKSGRRFDGQVAVITGASRGIGLGIAHRLQAEGATVILTARKPEALGEAVAEFPEGTAIGIAGKADDPAHRAEVFDTIAEKFGRLDVLVANAGINPVYGPLVDMELDAARKIFDVNVLGTLAWVQDAVHHNGLNFRENRGRVVAISSVAGQVPSEGIGFYGISKAAVSHLTKTLAVELGPDVRVNAVAPAVVKTKFATALYEGREEEVASAYPVKRLGTPEDIAGAVAYLASDDADWITAQVLTADGGVVTAGGSA
- a CDS encoding acyl-CoA dehydrogenase family protein, with protein sequence MSRIPAEVEELRQRTRTFIREVVIPAEPHPGDYLDEAVLTDLKAKAKEAGVFAPHVPTQWGGQGVPIEFWSPVFQEAGYSPIGPAVLNCMAPDEGNMHMLEQIATQEQKEQFLAPLAAGDVRSSFAMTEPHPGTGSDPSALATRAVKDGDEWVINGDKRFISGAELCSFFIVMAATVAEDSADTGEGSGSAQARKGQAATMFLVPKDTPGVSVGRSIHTVDRTIAGGHPYVHFDDVRVPASAILGEPEKGFAYAQVRLAPARLTHCMRWLGLARRALDTALDRAEHREAFGDILARQGLAQELIAQSVIDIETSDAMITKTSEVLATDASEANSRSSIAKVYCSEAVYRVIDRAIQITGGDGVSDQLPLIQYLNDVRPFRIYDGATETHKFAISRRASSKRRKEVAAGAPRLDNVGEAR
- a CDS encoding AMP-binding protein — protein: MAADNTSTATQHVWTRLYPAGVGEATEIHDKSTAHAWNARVEAHPDQTAVTYRGRTFTTTDIDREAEALAAGFLARGLQKSSIVGVYLQNVPQFAVALLAAWKVGIVPLVLNPMYRGRELRELIDDSSASAIICDEADLGQARETLTGSSLTWVLTTDDDEYDCDPADFTGDAKAAASRESEATLAEATPAESGIAVDAWGPFLDSHRSDVPSHRTELLPGLDDSALLTYTSGTTGPAKGAVGTHRNVLAVARSYGAWMNLGEGDVMLAIAPLFHITGAVACAATSLIFPITLDFIGRVNADKIVTAIRDDKVTVTIGSITVYNALLEHESATAEDLQDIRYLYSGGAPVPPATVERFRNRFGHYIHNIYGMTETASAVIGVPPNTEAPVDPATDTLAIGVPFPGLEARIVDISDGTVVTDSIAGELELRGPQITPGYLGKPEADEAAFDDGWLRTGDVGVMDAAGWIYLVDRIKDQINASGYKVWPREVEDVLYEHPAVLEAAVVGQPDDYRGETVVAYVSLRAGQRASAEELITFTKERLAAYKYPRTVHVMSDLPKTHTGKIQRRLLRDSGKEAASNK